From one Dermacentor silvarum isolate Dsil-2018 chromosome 3, BIME_Dsil_1.4, whole genome shotgun sequence genomic stretch:
- the LOC119446698 gene encoding uncharacterized protein LOC119446698 isoform X3 — translation MSTYQPPPPPGSDQYVPPPPPSDQVDSYQAPVGTAYCPPPAPDTVDSAATYQPPTFSYQPHSAEYTSGSTYVPPAYPGDSYQPPSEPAFYSGSSAGDTYAPPAAPGGDVYCPPSLPGYDAPQDCYVPPPPPED, via the exons ATGTCCACGTaccagcctcctccgccacccgGTAGCGACCAGTACGTGCCACCGCCTCCGCCATCCGACCAGGTAGACAGCTACCAGGCACCCGTGGGAACCGCCTACTGCCCACCACCGGCACCGGACACCGTGGACTCAGCGGCCACCTACCAGCCGCCCACTTT CAGCTACCAGCCGCACAGCGCAGAGTACACGTCAGGCAGCACCTACGTGCCGCCTGCGTACCCCGGCGATAGCTACCAGCCGCCCAGCGAGCCGGCCTTCTACAGCGGAAGCAGCGCCGGCGACACGTACGCGCCGCCCGCCGCACCGGGTGGCGACGTGTACTGCCCGCCATCCCTGCCGGGATACGACGCCCCGCAAGACTGCTACGTGCCTCCGCCGCCTCCGGAAGACTGA
- the LOC119446698 gene encoding uncharacterized protein LOC119446698 isoform X1, which produces MGCVESCDADEVDSRAAMSTYQPPPPPGSDQYVPPPPPSDQVDSYQAPVGTAYCPPPAPDTVDSAATYQPPTFSYQPHSAEYTSGSTYVPPAYPGDSYQPPSEPAFYSGSSAGDTYAPPAAPGGDVYCPPSLPGYDAPQDCYVPPPPPED; this is translated from the exons AGGTAGACAGCCGAGCAGCCATGTCCACGTaccagcctcctccgccacccgGTAGCGACCAGTACGTGCCACCGCCTCCGCCATCCGACCAGGTAGACAGCTACCAGGCACCCGTGGGAACCGCCTACTGCCCACCACCGGCACCGGACACCGTGGACTCAGCGGCCACCTACCAGCCGCCCACTTT CAGCTACCAGCCGCACAGCGCAGAGTACACGTCAGGCAGCACCTACGTGCCGCCTGCGTACCCCGGCGATAGCTACCAGCCGCCCAGCGAGCCGGCCTTCTACAGCGGAAGCAGCGCCGGCGACACGTACGCGCCGCCCGCCGCACCGGGTGGCGACGTGTACTGCCCGCCATCCCTGCCGGGATACGACGCCCCGCAAGACTGCTACGTGCCTCCGCCGCCTCCGGAAGACTGA
- the LOC119446698 gene encoding uncharacterized protein LOC119446698 isoform X2, with protein sequence MGCVESCDADEVDSRAAMSTYQPPPPPGSDQYVPPPPPSDQVDSYQAPVGTAYCPPPAPDTVDSAATYQPPTFYQPHSAEYTSGSTYVPPAYPGDSYQPPSEPAFYSGSSAGDTYAPPAAPGGDVYCPPSLPGYDAPQDCYVPPPPPED encoded by the exons AGGTAGACAGCCGAGCAGCCATGTCCACGTaccagcctcctccgccacccgGTAGCGACCAGTACGTGCCACCGCCTCCGCCATCCGACCAGGTAGACAGCTACCAGGCACCCGTGGGAACCGCCTACTGCCCACCACCGGCACCGGACACCGTGGACTCAGCGGCCACCTACCAGCCGCCCACTTT CTACCAGCCGCACAGCGCAGAGTACACGTCAGGCAGCACCTACGTGCCGCCTGCGTACCCCGGCGATAGCTACCAGCCGCCCAGCGAGCCGGCCTTCTACAGCGGAAGCAGCGCCGGCGACACGTACGCGCCGCCCGCCGCACCGGGTGGCGACGTGTACTGCCCGCCATCCCTGCCGGGATACGACGCCCCGCAAGACTGCTACGTGCCTCCGCCGCCTCCGGAAGACTGA